The Scomber japonicus isolate fScoJap1 chromosome 8, fScoJap1.pri, whole genome shotgun sequence genome has a segment encoding these proteins:
- the LOC128362526 gene encoding serine/threonine-protein phosphatase 2A catalytic subunit alpha isoform-like translates to MDDKSFTKELDGWIEQLNECKQLSENQVKVLCEKAKEILTKESNVQEVRCPVTVCGDVHGQFHDLMELFKIGGKSPDTNYLFMGDYVDRGYYSVETVTLLVSLKVRFRERITILRGNHESRQITQVYGFYDECLRKYGNANVWKYFTDLFDYLPLTALVDNQIFCLHGGLSPSIDTLEHIRALDRLQEVPHEGPMCDLLWSDPDDRGGWGISPRGAGYTFGQDISETFNHANGLTLVSRAHQLVMEGYNWCHDRNVVTIFSAPNYCYRCGNQAAIMELDDTLKYSFLQFDPAPRRGEPHVTRRTPDYFL, encoded by the exons ATGGACGACAAGTCATTCACCAAGGAGTTGGACGGATGGATTGAACAACTGAATGAATGCAAACAGCTCTCAGAGAATCAGGTCAAAGTACTCTGCGAAAAG GCTAAGGAGATCCTGACAAAGGAATCCAATGTGCAGGAGGTGAGATGTCCGGTGACCGTCTGTGGAGATGTTCATGGTCAGTTTCATGACCTAATGGAGCTGTTTAAGATAGGTGGGAAGTCTCCAGACACCAACTACCTGTTCATGGGAGACTATGTTGACAGAGGCTACTACTCTGTGGAGACAGTCACACTCCTGGTTTCTCTTAAG GTAAGGTTTCGTGAGCGAATCACAATCCTCAGAGGGAACCACGAGAGCAGACAGATCACACAAGTATACGGCTTCTATGATGAGTGCTTGAGGAAATATGGAAACGCCAATGTTTGGAAGTACTTCACAGATCTGTTTGACTACCTGCCCCTGACTGCACTAGTAGATAACCAG atTTTCTGCCTACATGGAGGGTTGTCCCCTTCAATAGACACCCTGGAACATATCAGAGCGCTGGATCGCTTACAGGAGGTTCCTCATGAG GGTCCAATGTGTGACTTGTTATGGTCAGACCCAGATGACCGTGGTGGTTGGGGCATCTCTCCCCGTGGTGCTGGTTACACCTTTGGGCAGGACATTTCCGAGACATTCAACCATGCAAATGGCCTAACTTTGGTCTCAAGAGCCCACCAGCTGGTGATGGAG GGCTACAATTGGTGCCATGACCGAAATGTAGTAACGATCTTCAGCGCACCAAACTATTGTTATCGTTGTGGAAACCAGGCGGCAATCATGGAACTTGATGACACACTGAAGTACTCCTT CCTACAGTTTGACCCTGCACCACGCAGAGGGGAGCCCCACGTGACACGGCGTACTCCAGACTATTTCCTGTAA